One Peromyscus maniculatus bairdii isolate BWxNUB_F1_BW_parent chromosome 14, HU_Pman_BW_mat_3.1, whole genome shotgun sequence genomic window carries:
- the Dnal1 gene encoding dynein axonemal light chain 1 isoform X3: MAKATTIKEALSRWEEKTGQRPSEAKEIKLYAQIPPIEKMDASLSTLGNCEKLSLSTNCIEKIANLNGLKNLRILSLGRNNIKNLNGLEAVGDTLEELWISYNFIEKLKGIHVMKKLKILYMSNNLVKDWAEFVKLAELPCLEDLVFVGNPLEEKHSAEGNWIDEATKRVPKLKKLDGTPVIKEDEEEES; this comes from the exons ATG GCAAAAGCAACCACAATCAAAGAAGCCCTGTCCAGATGG GAAGAGAAGACTGGTCAGAGGCCATCTGAGGCCAAAGAGATAAAGCTGTATGCCCAGATCCCCCCAATAGAGAAGATGGATGCATCTCTATCCACACTTGGTAACTGCGA gaaGCTTTCCTTGTCTACAAACTGCATTGAAAAAATTGCCAACCTGAACGGCTTGA AAAACTTGAGGATTTTGTCCTTAGGAAGAAACAACATCAAGAACCTCAATGGACTG GAAGCAGTAGGCGACACATTAGAAGAACTGTGGATCTCCTACAATTTTATCGAGAAGTTGAAAGGGATCCATgtaatgaagaaactgaagatcCTCTACATGTCTAATAACTTGGTAAAAGACTGGG CGGAGTTTGTGAAGCTGGCGGAACTGCCATGCCTGGAAGACCTGGTGTTCGTGGGCAATCCCCTGGAGGAGAAGCACTCTGCTGAGGGTAACTGGATCGATGAAGCGACCAAGAGAGTCCCGAAGCTGAAAAAGCTGGATG
- the Dnal1 gene encoding dynein axonemal light chain 1 isoform X2: MGAPAKATTIKEALSRWEEKTGQRPSEAKEIKLYAQIPPIEKMDASLSTLGNCEKLSLSTNCIEKIANLNGLKNLRILSLGRNNIKNLNGLEAVGDTLEELWISYNFIEKLKGIHVMKKLKILYMSNNLVKDWAEFVKLAELPCLEDLVFVGNPLEEKHSAEGNWIDEATKRVPKLKKLDGTPVIKEDEEEES, from the exons ATGGGGGCTCCG GCAAAAGCAACCACAATCAAAGAAGCCCTGTCCAGATGG GAAGAGAAGACTGGTCAGAGGCCATCTGAGGCCAAAGAGATAAAGCTGTATGCCCAGATCCCCCCAATAGAGAAGATGGATGCATCTCTATCCACACTTGGTAACTGCGA gaaGCTTTCCTTGTCTACAAACTGCATTGAAAAAATTGCCAACCTGAACGGCTTGA AAAACTTGAGGATTTTGTCCTTAGGAAGAAACAACATCAAGAACCTCAATGGACTG GAAGCAGTAGGCGACACATTAGAAGAACTGTGGATCTCCTACAATTTTATCGAGAAGTTGAAAGGGATCCATgtaatgaagaaactgaagatcCTCTACATGTCTAATAACTTGGTAAAAGACTGGG CGGAGTTTGTGAAGCTGGCGGAACTGCCATGCCTGGAAGACCTGGTGTTCGTGGGCAATCCCCTGGAGGAGAAGCACTCTGCTGAGGGTAACTGGATCGATGAAGCGACCAAGAGAGTCCCGAAGCTGAAAAAGCTGGATG
- the Dnal1 gene encoding dynein axonemal light chain 1 isoform X1 has product MGAPVERSLSVNRDFNSPRPPGAMEGRGCWLPRAPAAPALVTCARLPSLAAKATTIKEALSRWEEKTGQRPSEAKEIKLYAQIPPIEKMDASLSTLGNCEKLSLSTNCIEKIANLNGLKNLRILSLGRNNIKNLNGLEAVGDTLEELWISYNFIEKLKGIHVMKKLKILYMSNNLVKDWAEFVKLAELPCLEDLVFVGNPLEEKHSAEGNWIDEATKRVPKLKKLDGTPVIKEDEEEES; this is encoded by the exons ATGGGGGCTCCGGTAGAGAGATCTCTAAGCGTTAACCGTGATTTTAACTCTCCTCGCCCCCCTGGCGCGATGGAGGGACGGGGGTGCTGGTTACCGAGGGCTCCGGCTGCGCCAGCCTTAGTAACCTGTGCCCGCTTGCCCTCGCTGGCT GCAAAAGCAACCACAATCAAAGAAGCCCTGTCCAGATGG GAAGAGAAGACTGGTCAGAGGCCATCTGAGGCCAAAGAGATAAAGCTGTATGCCCAGATCCCCCCAATAGAGAAGATGGATGCATCTCTATCCACACTTGGTAACTGCGA gaaGCTTTCCTTGTCTACAAACTGCATTGAAAAAATTGCCAACCTGAACGGCTTGA AAAACTTGAGGATTTTGTCCTTAGGAAGAAACAACATCAAGAACCTCAATGGACTG GAAGCAGTAGGCGACACATTAGAAGAACTGTGGATCTCCTACAATTTTATCGAGAAGTTGAAAGGGATCCATgtaatgaagaaactgaagatcCTCTACATGTCTAATAACTTGGTAAAAGACTGGG CGGAGTTTGTGAAGCTGGCGGAACTGCCATGCCTGGAAGACCTGGTGTTCGTGGGCAATCCCCTGGAGGAGAAGCACTCTGCTGAGGGTAACTGGATCGATGAAGCGACCAAGAGAGTCCCGAAGCTGAAAAAGCTGGATG
- the Dnal1 gene encoding dynein axonemal light chain 1 isoform X4, whose translation MDASLSTLGNCEKLSLSTNCIEKIANLNGLKNLRILSLGRNNIKNLNGLEAVGDTLEELWISYNFIEKLKGIHVMKKLKILYMSNNLVKDWAEFVKLAELPCLEDLVFVGNPLEEKHSAEGNWIDEATKRVPKLKKLDGTPVIKEDEEEES comes from the exons ATGGATGCATCTCTATCCACACTTGGTAACTGCGA gaaGCTTTCCTTGTCTACAAACTGCATTGAAAAAATTGCCAACCTGAACGGCTTGA AAAACTTGAGGATTTTGTCCTTAGGAAGAAACAACATCAAGAACCTCAATGGACTG GAAGCAGTAGGCGACACATTAGAAGAACTGTGGATCTCCTACAATTTTATCGAGAAGTTGAAAGGGATCCATgtaatgaagaaactgaagatcCTCTACATGTCTAATAACTTGGTAAAAGACTGGG CGGAGTTTGTGAAGCTGGCGGAACTGCCATGCCTGGAAGACCTGGTGTTCGTGGGCAATCCCCTGGAGGAGAAGCACTCTGCTGAGGGTAACTGGATCGATGAAGCGACCAAGAGAGTCCCGAAGCTGAAAAAGCTGGATG